In Amyelois transitella isolate CPQ chromosome 27, ilAmyTran1.1, whole genome shotgun sequence, a single genomic region encodes these proteins:
- the LOC106140582 gene encoding BUD13 homolog: MGTKIDQKAYLQKYLSGPSGDKKKKKKKVVKGRGFKIIDDDLDLTKLRPLEGDELDVFDEGEDAPQIAGIIDDRPEELKKQEQFKTTTKWKVINQDDGFNSKLQIEEIKKDVKEVEKENELIFGKMYSDSEDEKKDSDASPPRKQHHKKGNDSDASPPRKRQHDSEVSPARKGQKHKGKNTSDSDACPPRKRQHDSEVSPARKGRKHKGKPTSDSDTSPPRKRQNDSETSRKNKDVASKKRSDIKRHDNDSNASPTRGKIKGKDNSKRPNYDSDVSPPRRSRKEDSDESPPRKRQKDKGASSKRHHNDEYRKDDSDVSPPRKNYKDKAVSSKKHYKDNDSTRKIHKDSRKSHLNDDNSNTKNNTGYDSDLSPPRRRTEKVKERKRPSRWGDADDVEIKRDSAKSKQRSRSKSPKKSQGYDSDLSPPRKSRKDSPKRSQKSDKQKHRSQNSDSDLSPPPRNRRNSKDRKRKSVSFSPPRNDKDRYRNSDSPPPTNKKMARTLEGKMAGLQNAVQLREENEQFRRKEDEAFKKMTDDVSGRNARAVSRKGKRETSEDRQKQREKAERQKELDEKYKKWSKGIKQVEAQEARVQDYLHEASKPLARHKDDRDLEATLKDVERDGDPMLKYIREKKRERGELGPEKPTYKGSFPPNRFNIRPGYRWDGVDRSNGYEKKYFETQSKKKAQAEEAYKWSTEDL; this comes from the exons atgggtACAAAAATAGACCAGAAAGCGTATTTGCAAAAGTATCTCAGCGGACCGTCGggagataaaaagaaaaagaagaaaaaggtGGTCAAAGGCAGAGG gTTTAAGATAATAGATGACGATTTAGATCTAACGAAACTTAGGCCTTTAGAAGGGGATGAGTTAGACGTATTTGACGAGGGAGAAGATGCGCCACAGATAGCTGGCATCATTGACGACAGGCCTGAGGAGTTGAAGAAACAGGAACAGTTCAAAACAACAACTAAATGGAAAGTTATTAATCAA GATGACGGTTTCAACAGCAAATTGCAAATAGAGGAAATAAAGAAAGATGTCAAAGaagttgaaaaagaaaatgaactTATATTCGGCAAAATGTATAGCGATTCGGAGGACGAGAAGAAAGATTCAGATGCGTCACCGCCAAGGAAGCAACACCATAAAAAGGGTAATGATAGTGATGCTAGTCCGCCAAGAAAGAGACAGCATGATTCTGAGGTTTCACCTGCAAGAAAAGGACAAAAACATAAGGGAAAAAACACAAGTGATAGTGACGCTTGTCCGCCAAGAAAGAGGCAGCATGATTCTGAAGTTTCACCTGCAAGAAAGGGACGAAAACATAAGGGAAAACCCACAAGTGATAGTGATACTAGTCCTCCAAGAAAGAGACAAAATGACTCTGAGACCTCTAGAAAGAATAAAGATGTTGCATCTAAAAAGAGAAGTGATATAAAAAGACATGATAATGATTCAAATGCTTCACCAACAAGAGGAAAAATAAAAGGGAAAGACAATTCGAAAAGACCTAATTATGACAGCGACGTAAGTCCGCCTAGAAGAAGTCGAAAAGAGGACTCCGATGAATCACCTCCACGGAAGAGGCAAAAAGATAAAGGTGCTTCCTCTAAGAGACATCATAATGATGAGTATAGGAAAGATGATTCTGACGTGTCACCTCctagaaaaaattataaagataaagcTGTTTCAtctaaaaaacattataaagatAATGATTCTACAAGAAAAATTCATAAAGATTCCCGTAAAAGTCATTTAAATGACGATAATAgtaatactaaaaataatacaggttatGACTCTGACTTATCACCACCGAGAAGACGTACTGAGAAGGTCAAAGAACGAAAGAGGCCCTCTCGGTGGGGTGATGCTGATGATGTCGAAATTAAACGTGACTCTGCCAAATCTAAACAAAGATCAAGGTCCAAATCGCCAAAGAAATCTCAAGGGTATGACTCTGACCTCTCACCGCCAAGGAAGTCACGAAAAGACTCACCGAAAAGGTCCCAAAAGTCAGATAAACAGAAACACAGAAGTCAAAATTCTGACTCAGATTTGTCGCCTCCTCCAAGGAATAGAAGAAACAGCAAAGATAGAAAAAGGAAATCTGTCTCTTTCTCGCCACCTAGAAATGATAAAGACAGATATAGGAACAGTGATAGTCCACCGCCAACCAATAAGAAAATGGCTAG GACTCTAGAAGGCAAAATGGCGGGTTTACAGAACGCGGTGCAGTTGAGAGAGGAGAATGAACAATTTAGAAGGAAAGAAGATGAGGCATTTAAGAAGATGACTGATGATGTGTCAGGGAGGAACGCGCGAGCCGTTTCGCGGAAAG GCAAACGAGAGACATCGGAGGATAGGCAAAAACAGAGGGAGAAAGCGGAGAGGCAGAAAGAGTTGGATGAGAAATATAAGAAATGGAGCAAAGg TATAAAACAAGTGGAGGCGCAAGAAGCCCGCGTGCAGGATTATCTCCACGAAGCGTCCAAACCTTTGGCTCGCCACAAAGACGACAGGGATTTGGAAGCGACATTGAAAGACGTAGAAAGAGACGGCGATCCCATGTTGAAGTACATACGGGAGAAGAAGAGGGAGAGGGGAGAGTTGGGACCAG aAAAACCGACATACAAAGGTAGTTTCCCGCCGAACCGTTTCAACATCCGGCCCGGATACCGTTGGGACGGCGTCGACCGTTCCAACGGTTACGAGAAGAAATACTTTGAAACACAGAGCAAGAAGAAGGCTCAAGCGGAAGAGGCGTATAAATGGAGCACTGAAGACCTGTGA